In Prosthecochloris sp. GSB1, the following proteins share a genomic window:
- a CDS encoding DUF3683 domain-containing protein, whose translation MDNRSVREIPFNYTSATDHQALSHLLGEENVRILDELKDIRVTGRSARLLMRIFGEVLIHRRNPYLFQELVDSAARRTRLFEHAFKDLDTIAEAANGEPRVLSIIDQLKKLFNDFRTEVERAPDFRRRLKRELGAVVGPINVLFDPFTLVSHATDATDWRLHLPVAVVTPDQEEQVAPLIEAIGRLGLKIIPRGAGTGLTGGAVPLRPDCVIVNTEKLNKIRGITQREFRLDGGESVSAPVLEVQAGVVTEKAMSFAGEEGLVFATDPTSEWSCTIGGNIAENAGGKKAVRWGTCIDNLLEWKIAMPSGENWKIRRTDHRLRKIMPDDTVAYEVLDSSASLVKRIELLGTDIRKKGLWKDITNKALGGVPGLQKEGTDGVITSAVFVLYPKYEEIRTLCLEFFGPDMDEASRVIMELSRVFPFPKDGSEALLALEHFDDEYIKAIDYKVKAARPQMPKAVLLIDIAGHRSEHVTAGVERVEKLLGNHPNTMLFVARDVDEAKRFWADRKKLSAIARRTNAFKLNEDVVIPLEALAEFARFVDALNIEEERYSQLGFIDATRELLRDASVREDGEQFATKIPAAEVLCREAAEKLDAADEKGLRTQVELQEFRNEFNELFHGYPAIVKMFDETFQYVRDRRIVIATHMHAGDGNVHVNIPVLSNDQPMLGRADHVVDKVMEKVISLGGVVSGEHGIGVTKLKFMEKERIAELTAYRRAVDPEGLMNPGKLEDFEVLEHIFTPSFNLLELEAHILKRAQIEELSKKVDYCIRCGKCKTDCCVYYPARGMFYHPRNKNLAIGSLIEALLYDAQRERKTDFELLRWLEEVADHCTICHKCLKPCPVDIDTGEVSVLERGILESWGYKHFSPLTQMTLKYLDNRSPLFNKVFRNTVVRMGGAAIRAGNRLTQPLHDYEKHPTFYPMTMVRSSVPPVPDETLRDVLPQCEADQVLVFEPEKDAGGTVFYFPGCGSERLHSTISMAAIHVLLACGVRVVLPPPFLCCGFPAHVNAQNDLHARLVLRNTVMFTQIREMFSYLDFDACVITCGTCLEGLESMETNRLFGGRIIDVMTYALERDLRIEGADNCLYHAPCHDSLEGKAVDELGRLGGFAKVTPVAHCCSEAGTLALSRPDITDSMLQRKRNAIEKARKATNGKVILTNCPSCVQGLGRNRDLGLEAKHIAVAIAEKISGPVWKARFREQAAKANAVRF comes from the coding sequence GTGGATAACAGATCAGTGCGAGAAATACCGTTTAACTATACATCAGCCACCGACCACCAGGCGCTGTCGCACCTGCTCGGCGAAGAGAACGTCAGGATACTCGACGAACTGAAGGATATTCGCGTGACCGGCCGTTCGGCAAGACTCCTGATGCGTATTTTCGGCGAGGTGCTCATTCACCGCCGCAATCCCTACCTGTTCCAGGAACTCGTGGATTCGGCGGCGCGCAGGACCAGGCTGTTCGAGCATGCCTTCAAGGATCTCGACACCATCGCCGAAGCGGCGAACGGGGAGCCCCGCGTCCTGTCGATCATCGACCAGCTCAAGAAACTGTTCAACGATTTCAGGACTGAAGTGGAGCGGGCCCCGGATTTCAGGCGTCGCCTGAAACGCGAACTCGGGGCGGTCGTCGGGCCGATCAACGTGCTTTTCGACCCGTTTACCCTTGTTTCGCACGCGACCGATGCGACCGACTGGCGCCTGCATCTGCCGGTTGCCGTCGTTACGCCCGACCAGGAAGAGCAGGTCGCGCCGCTTATCGAAGCGATAGGACGGCTGGGCCTGAAGATCATTCCGAGAGGTGCGGGTACGGGGCTTACCGGCGGTGCGGTGCCGCTACGGCCCGACTGCGTCATCGTCAATACGGAGAAGCTCAACAAGATACGGGGAATCACGCAGCGCGAATTCCGTCTCGACGGCGGTGAGTCGGTCTCCGCCCCCGTGCTGGAGGTCCAGGCGGGAGTCGTCACCGAAAAAGCCATGTCCTTCGCCGGTGAAGAAGGGCTGGTGTTCGCGACTGACCCGACAAGCGAGTGGTCCTGTACCATCGGCGGCAATATCGCTGAAAACGCGGGCGGCAAGAAAGCCGTGCGCTGGGGAACCTGTATCGACAACCTGCTCGAGTGGAAAATCGCCATGCCCTCGGGCGAGAACTGGAAAATCAGGAGAACCGATCATCGGCTGCGCAAGATCATGCCCGATGACACCGTGGCGTATGAAGTGCTCGACAGCTCGGCCAGTCTCGTCAAGCGGATCGAACTGCTCGGGACTGACATTCGCAAGAAAGGGTTGTGGAAGGATATCACGAACAAGGCCTTGGGCGGGGTGCCCGGTCTCCAAAAAGAGGGGACCGACGGCGTGATCACTTCGGCGGTGTTCGTGCTCTATCCCAAATACGAAGAGATAAGGACGCTGTGTCTCGAATTTTTCGGGCCGGACATGGACGAAGCCAGTCGGGTCATCATGGAGTTGTCGAGGGTGTTTCCCTTTCCGAAGGATGGCAGCGAGGCGTTGCTCGCCCTTGAACATTTCGACGACGAGTACATCAAGGCCATCGATTACAAGGTCAAGGCGGCCCGACCGCAGATGCCGAAAGCCGTTCTGCTGATCGATATCGCCGGACATCGTTCAGAACACGTGACGGCCGGTGTCGAGCGGGTGGAAAAACTGCTCGGGAACCATCCGAACACCATGCTTTTCGTGGCCCGCGACGTCGACGAGGCGAAACGTTTCTGGGCCGACCGCAAGAAACTCAGTGCGATCGCCCGCAGAACGAACGCCTTCAAGCTCAACGAGGATGTCGTCATTCCGCTCGAGGCGCTGGCCGAGTTCGCCCGCTTCGTTGATGCGCTCAACATAGAGGAAGAGCGATATTCACAGCTCGGTTTCATCGACGCCACGCGCGAACTCCTTCGCGATGCGAGCGTGCGGGAGGACGGCGAGCAGTTCGCGACGAAAATACCCGCGGCGGAGGTCCTGTGCCGAGAGGCGGCTGAAAAACTCGACGCTGCCGACGAGAAAGGGCTCAGGACGCAGGTCGAGCTGCAGGAGTTTCGTAACGAGTTCAACGAACTGTTCCACGGTTATCCGGCCATCGTCAAGATGTTCGACGAGACCTTCCAGTACGTCCGCGACCGCCGTATCGTCATTGCGACACACATGCATGCAGGCGACGGCAACGTTCATGTCAACATTCCCGTGCTGTCCAACGATCAGCCGATGCTCGGAAGGGCTGACCATGTGGTTGACAAGGTCATGGAAAAGGTCATTTCGCTCGGGGGCGTTGTTTCTGGTGAACACGGTATCGGCGTTACCAAGCTCAAGTTCATGGAAAAGGAGCGCATAGCCGAGCTGACCGCTTACCGGCGCGCCGTGGACCCAGAAGGCCTCATGAATCCAGGCAAGCTGGAGGATTTCGAGGTGCTCGAACACATTTTCACGCCCTCGTTCAATCTGCTCGAACTCGAGGCCCATATCCTCAAACGGGCGCAGATCGAGGAGCTTTCGAAAAAAGTGGACTACTGCATCCGCTGTGGAAAATGCAAGACCGATTGCTGCGTCTATTATCCCGCACGGGGGATGTTCTATCATCCGAGAAACAAAAACCTTGCCATCGGTTCGCTGATCGAGGCGCTGCTCTACGACGCCCAGCGTGAAAGGAAGACGGACTTCGAACTTCTTCGCTGGCTGGAAGAGGTCGCCGATCACTGCACGATATGTCACAAGTGCCTGAAACCGTGCCCCGTCGATATCGACACAGGCGAGGTTTCGGTTCTCGAACGGGGGATACTCGAAAGCTGGGGATACAAGCATTTTTCTCCGCTTACGCAGATGACGCTCAAGTATCTCGATAACCGCTCGCCCCTGTTCAACAAGGTGTTTCGCAACACCGTGGTTCGCATGGGCGGCGCGGCGATTCGCGCGGGGAACCGGCTTACCCAGCCGTTGCACGATTACGAAAAACACCCCACGTTCTATCCGATGACGATGGTCCGTTCGTCGGTGCCTCCAGTTCCTGACGAGACGCTGCGCGACGTTCTTCCCCAGTGCGAAGCCGATCAGGTGCTCGTTTTCGAACCGGAAAAAGACGCCGGGGGAACGGTGTTCTATTTCCCGGGCTGCGGTTCGGAACGCCTGCATTCGACTATTTCCATGGCGGCGATCCACGTGCTTCTGGCTTGTGGTGTCCGGGTTGTGTTGCCGCCGCCGTTTCTCTGTTGCGGATTTCCCGCTCACGTCAACGCCCAGAACGATCTGCACGCGCGTCTCGTGTTGCGCAATACCGTCATGTTCACCCAGATACGGGAGATGTTCTCCTACCTCGATTTCGACGCCTGTGTCATTACCTGCGGGACCTGTCTCGAAGGTCTGGAAAGCATGGAAACCAACCGACTTTTTGGCGGCAGGATCATTGATGTGATGACCTATGCCCTTGAACGCGACCTGCGGATCGAAGGGGCAGATAATTGCCTGTATCACGCTCCTTGTCACGATTCGCTGGAGGGCAAGGCCGTGGATGAACTCGGCAGGCTCGGAGGTTTCGCGAAGGTGACCCCTGTAGCGCATTGCTGTTCGGAAGCGGGAACCCTGGCGCTCTCGCGGCCGGATATCACGGATTCCATGTTGCAGCGCAAGCGGAACGCCATCGAGAAAGCAAGAAAAGCAACCAACGGCAAGGTTATCCTGACCAACTGCCCTTCCTGCGTTCAGGGCCTGGGACGCAACCGGGATCTCGGTCTGGAAGCCAAGCATATTGCGGTCGCCATCGCCGAAAAAATTTCCGGTCCGGTATGGAAAGCCCGTTTCAGGGAACAGGCCGCGAAGGCCAATGCCGTACGGTTCTGA
- a CDS encoding Nif11-like leader peptide family natural product precursor, with product MSVQSAKEFLEKITSDDAFRHSLISELARFRSELVAREGFDFNETELDEAKSSLSSGVLGQVPGWFCDIEETGGPYKGRKCGGGLWH from the coding sequence ATGTCAGTACAGTCTGCAAAAGAGTTTCTCGAAAAAATCACCTCGGACGACGCCTTCCGCCATTCGCTGATCAGCGAACTTGCCAGGTTCAGGTCCGAGCTCGTTGCCAGGGAAGGCTTTGACTTCAACGAGACGGAACTCGACGAGGCGAAATCTTCACTGTCTTCCGGCGTTCTCGGTCAGGTTCCCGGCTGGTTCTGCGACATCGAGGAGACCGGCGGTCCCTACAAAGGGCGCAAATGCGGCGGTGGACTCTGGCATTAG
- a CDS encoding glycosyltransferase family 2 protein — MRTTGEPLVSVTIPMYNNERFIRQTVESILSQTYTNFELLVYDDNSTDASFEIASSFRDPRMRVFRNARNLGPEGNWNRAVSNVKGKYVKLICGDDVLYPECLERQVGIFEEHQGGGISLVCSQRTIIDPDGKPLIKKVNLIEGGMHEAVGVSRKLIRMGTNILGEPVCGLYPADLLGRTRGYSARVPYTIDLDFWMQLLALGDLYMIDEPLCAFRISDESWSSRIGDQRYHHFIEFMEDTAAEKKFQITDLDLFIGKINCALHSVTSTVGFKLFASTSQENSSHA; from the coding sequence ATGAGAACTACAGGCGAACCGCTGGTATCGGTTACCATTCCCATGTACAACAACGAGAGATTCATCCGCCAGACAGTCGAATCCATACTCTCGCAAACCTATACGAATTTCGAGCTTCTGGTTTACGACGATAATTCAACGGATGCTTCCTTCGAGATAGCGAGTTCGTTCCGCGATCCGAGAATGAGGGTTTTCAGGAACGCGAGGAATCTCGGGCCTGAAGGAAACTGGAACAGGGCGGTCAGCAATGTCAAGGGGAAATATGTAAAGCTGATCTGCGGCGACGATGTGCTCTATCCGGAGTGCCTTGAGCGCCAGGTAGGGATTTTCGAGGAACACCAGGGGGGGGGAATCAGTCTCGTTTGCAGCCAGCGGACGATCATCGATCCGGATGGCAAACCGCTCATCAAGAAGGTCAATCTGATCGAGGGCGGCATGCACGAGGCTGTCGGCGTGAGCAGAAAGCTCATCCGCATGGGCACCAATATTCTTGGCGAACCGGTCTGCGGGCTCTATCCCGCCGACCTTCTCGGACGCACCAGGGGCTATAGCGCAAGGGTGCCTTACACCATCGATCTCGATTTCTGGATGCAACTCCTGGCCCTTGGCGATCTCTACATGATCGACGAGCCCCTTTGCGCGTTCAGGATTTCCGACGAGTCATGGTCCTCGAGGATCGGTGACCAGCGTTATCACCATTTCATCGAGTTCATGGAAGACACGGCGGCCGAAAAAAAGTTTCAGATCACCGATCTCGATCTTTTTATCGGAAAGATCAACTGCGCCCTTCATTCCGTGACCAGCACCGTCGGTTTCAAGCTTTTCGCGAGCACCTCGCAGGAAAACAGTTCGCATGCATAG
- a CDS encoding pentapeptide repeat-containing protein translates to MIRPRIAALLLTVAAMGVLPGSRAYSFDEKPAGVLREGVREWNRMRQEKPHVRFDLGGIRLNGKNLRGADLANVDLRGADLDGSDLSDADLRGALLDSTSLRKTLFYDADLRGASLRDARMEYAGMAGADLRDADLEGAAFMRADLSRSLLRGALLRGVDFRAADLRGADLAGADLDGAYLWRADLDGANLSGAKVTAITVLETGKKASSGWAGEHGALFVEQAEDVAIGQQEQKKGLSAGSSPASVSWDWPDNPVQQKIRFGVTRQQAPRLAYDVHQHEMLTDNLKGWNRMRKAHPETPVRLSCSKLNRKMLDGADLRNADMSDAQLKGTDLVNADLRGADLRGANLREADLTKADLRGADLRGAYLWRANLSWTETGGVIVDSRTILETGRNATPEWAHKQGAVYRDQAPSMQQ, encoded by the coding sequence ATGATCAGGCCAAGGATTGCGGCGCTTCTCCTCACCGTGGCGGCCATGGGGGTCTTGCCCGGTAGCAGGGCATACTCCTTTGACGAGAAGCCGGCCGGCGTATTACGCGAAGGCGTCCGGGAGTGGAATCGCATGAGGCAGGAGAAGCCGCACGTGCGTTTCGATCTCGGGGGGATACGGTTGAATGGAAAGAACCTCAGGGGCGCCGATCTGGCGAATGTCGACCTTCGAGGCGCCGACCTTGACGGCTCTGACCTGAGCGACGCGGATCTTCGCGGCGCGTTGCTCGACAGTACATCGCTCCGGAAAACGCTTTTCTACGATGCGGACCTGAGAGGCGCTTCGCTGAGGGATGCGAGGATGGAGTACGCGGGGATGGCCGGTGCGGACCTCAGGGACGCCGATCTTGAAGGGGCGGCGTTCATGAGGGCCGATTTGTCGCGTAGCCTGCTGCGTGGCGCTTTGCTCAGGGGAGTGGATTTCCGCGCGGCCGATCTCCGCGGGGCCGATCTTGCCGGCGCCGATCTCGACGGCGCCTATCTCTGGCGCGCCGATCTTGACGGAGCCAATCTTTCAGGAGCGAAGGTTACCGCCATTACCGTGCTGGAAACCGGAAAAAAGGCATCCTCCGGCTGGGCGGGAGAGCACGGTGCGCTCTTCGTCGAGCAGGCCGAAGACGTGGCGATCGGACAACAAGAACAAAAGAAAGGCCTTTCGGCCGGGAGTTCTCCCGCGTCAGTATCCTGGGACTGGCCGGACAATCCCGTGCAGCAGAAGATCCGCTTCGGCGTGACGCGCCAGCAGGCTCCACGACTCGCCTACGATGTGCATCAGCATGAAATGTTGACGGATAACCTGAAAGGGTGGAACCGTATGCGGAAAGCGCATCCGGAAACACCGGTGCGTCTTTCCTGCTCGAAACTGAACAGGAAAATGCTCGATGGAGCGGACCTGCGCAATGCCGACATGAGCGACGCCCAGCTCAAGGGAACCGACCTCGTCAATGCCGACCTGCGCGGGGCTGACCTGCGCGGGGCGAATCTTCGCGAGGCTGACCTGACGAAGGCCGACCTGAGGGGTGCTGATCTGAGGGGCGCCTATCTCTGGCGGGCGAACCTGAGCTGGACGGAGACCGGCGGCGTGATCGTCGATTCACGGACGATTCTGGAAACCGGCAGGAACGCGACCCCCGAATGGGCGCACAAACAGGGAGCCGTTTACCGTGACCAGGCACCCTCCATGCAGCAATGA
- a CDS encoding DoxX-like family protein, producing the protein MNLFRDNPPILLICKVVLAFSWIYQGAVPKIVCRSPGEAALLGHVVKAYELACSLVTWMGYGEILFGLFLLFTFRSWVFLFNILALFLLLVYVALFQPDLFTLPFNPLTLNVSLIGVSLIAFMELSNMHRFGKR; encoded by the coding sequence ATGAACCTTTTCAGAGACAATCCTCCCATACTGCTGATCTGCAAGGTGGTGCTTGCTTTTTCCTGGATATATCAGGGAGCTGTTCCAAAAATTGTCTGTCGTAGCCCGGGCGAGGCCGCGCTTCTCGGCCATGTCGTAAAAGCATATGAACTTGCCTGTTCGCTCGTGACCTGGATGGGATACGGCGAAATCCTTTTCGGGCTTTTCCTGCTCTTTACATTCCGGAGTTGGGTCTTCCTGTTTAATATTTTAGCTTTATTTTTGCTTCTGGTATACGTCGCGCTGTTTCAGCCCGACCTTTTCACGTTACCGTTCAACCCGTTGACCCTCAACGTATCCCTGATAGGGGTTTCCCTGATAGCCTTCATGGAACTCTCAAATATGCATCGTTTTGGAAAACGCTGA
- a CDS encoding PhoU domain-containing protein: protein MAKLLGKMFGAGNAPKSIGKVHRPDAFTIKINPERFSLATKPAGPVHEQMESLKQKLTKLSSNVENNLMLAIRASTKKNSDLAQSAFEFDKEYIQKGKFEVEYLCLAYANFQDLDAEQRKIVDTAREIMRKLEVLGQYALNIADKTEYIKLANPEILHRDEYDLKPMGDDTAEMIKKAVEAFASGNSKHARETLDMMKKIEETYQKAVAKLKAEVSDQNIINSTGILSVVEHVKMSADISCEIARELL, encoded by the coding sequence ATGGCAAAACTACTGGGTAAAATGTTCGGTGCGGGCAATGCTCCGAAAAGCATCGGGAAGGTACACCGTCCGGACGCGTTCACCATCAAGATAAATCCAGAGAGGTTCTCGCTTGCGACAAAGCCGGCCGGTCCGGTGCATGAGCAGATGGAGTCTCTCAAGCAGAAACTGACGAAGCTGTCGTCGAACGTCGAGAACAACCTCATGCTTGCGATCAGGGCATCGACGAAGAAGAACAGCGATCTTGCCCAGTCGGCGTTCGAGTTCGACAAGGAGTACATCCAGAAAGGAAAGTTCGAGGTAGAGTATCTCTGCCTGGCGTATGCCAATTTCCAGGACCTCGACGCAGAGCAGCGCAAGATCGTCGATACGGCCCGTGAAATCATGCGAAAGCTCGAAGTGCTCGGCCAGTATGCGCTGAACATAGCCGACAAGACCGAATACATCAAGCTCGCCAATCCGGAAATACTGCACCGTGACGAATACGATCTCAAGCCGATGGGTGACGATACCGCGGAAATGATAAAAAAAGCGGTAGAGGCTTTCGCTAGCGGAAACAGCAAGCACGCCCGCGAGACGCTCGATATGATGAAGAAGATTGAAGAAACGTACCAGAAGGCGGTTGCGAAACTCAAGGCGGAAGTCAGCGACCAGAACATCATCAATTCCACGGGTATTCTGTCAGTCGTCGAACATGTGAAAATGTCGGCGGACATTTCGTGCGAAATTGCCCGGGAGCTTCTGTAG